The segment TTCGTCTGACGAATGGCATTGAAGTCACGGCATACATTCCCGGCGAGGGTCATAACCTGCAGGAACACTCGGTGGTGCTCGTGCGCGGAGGCCGGGTCAAGGACTTGCCCGGTGTGCGCTATCACATCGTACGCGGCGCTCTGGATTCGGCAGGGGTCGAGAACCGGCAGAAGGCCCGCTCGAAGTACGGCGCCAAGCGCCCCAAGACTGCCTAGCCGGACGACTGCCGTCGCTGTGCACTGTTCTGAGCAAGGGACGCCGTCCGGTTCGTGGGGCGGGTTGTTTTGCTGTGCGCACAGTGACGGGCTTGAGGAATTATTGGACTCTTTTCGGTAATTGCTGTAGAGGAGTAGGATATGCCAAGACATGGCCGAGTGGTCAGGCGTGAGATAGACCCTGATCCCAAATATGGAAAAGTGATGGTAGCCCAATTCATCAACAAGTTGATGCAACGTGGCAAGAAAAGTCTTGCACAGCGCATTTTCTATGACTGCTGTGAAATCATTGAACAACGTACGCACAAAAACCCATTGGAAACGTTCGAGCAAGCGGTCAAGAATGCAATGCCTGTGTTGGAAGTAAAACCTCGTCGCGTGGGTGGAGCTACCTATCAGGTGCCCGTAGAGGTACCGGAATACCGTAGTGTAGCGCTGGCCATGCGCTGGTTGATCCAGTCGGCTCGTGCACGCCCTGGCAAGTCCATGGCCGAGAAACTGGCTGATGAACTGATG is part of the Chloroflexota bacterium genome and harbors:
- the rpsG gene encoding 30S ribosomal protein S7, producing the protein MPRHGRVVRREIDPDPKYGKVMVAQFINKLMQRGKKSLAQRIFYDCCEIIEQRTHKNPLETFEQAVKNAMPVLEVKPRRVGGATYQVPVEVPEYRSVALAMRWLIQSARARPGKSMAEKLADELMDAAKGIGNTIKKREDTHKMAEANRAFAHYRW
- the rpsL gene encoding 30S ribosomal protein S12 encodes the protein MPTINQLVRKGRKPIQKKTKAPALRFTRNALKGRVIRGKGSPQKRGVCTQVKTMTPKKPNSALRKIARVRLTNGIEVTAYIPGEGHNLQEHSVVLVRGGRVKDLPGVRYHIVRGALDSAGVENRQKARSKYGAKRPKTA